TTGAGACTTCTTTTGGTTTGTCGAATGTTTTGCGGAGGGTAGATGGTTGCCTGGAGTCAAACTTACCGGGGAGTTTGTCGTGTCGTTCCGTTTCGAGGAAGAAGCGCTCTCACATGGAGCCCGCAGAATAGCCGGTGTCGACGAAGCCGGCAGAGGTCCGCTGGCCGGACCTGTGGTTGCCGCAGCAGTAATCATGCATGCGTCGGCTCCTATAACGGAAGTCAATGATTCCAAACTGCTGACTGCGCCCGTTCGGGAAGCTCTTTACACGCAAATCATGGAACGAGCCGCATCTGTCGGTATCGGCATCGTATCGTCCCGAATTATTGATGAAATCAACATTTATCAGGCGACGAAGCTCGCTATGAAACAGGCGATCGATGCAATCGAGCCGCCGCCGGACTATCTCCTCATAGACGGTAATATGAAATTGCCGGTCGAATTACCCCAAATGACCATCGTGAAGGGTGACAGGCTTTCATTCTCGGTTGCTGCTGCGGGAATCGTCGCAAAGGTCACAAGAGATCGGCTTATGATGCAATTTCACGACGAGTACCCC
The sequence above is a segment of the Desulfomonile tiedjei DSM 6799 genome. Coding sequences within it:
- a CDS encoding ribonuclease HII, producing the protein MPGVKLTGEFVVSFRFEEEALSHGARRIAGVDEAGRGPLAGPVVAAAVIMHASAPITEVNDSKLLTAPVREALYTQIMERAASVGIGIVSSRIIDEINIYQATKLAMKQAIDAIEPPPDYLLIDGNMKLPVELPQMTIVKGDRLSFSVAAAGIVAKVTRDRLMMQFHDEYPQYGFDKHKGYATKSHREAILRHGPCPIHRAGFKGVKQPELPLFSSCDEEE